The uncultured Fretibacterium sp. genome includes a region encoding these proteins:
- a CDS encoding TRAP transporter large permease gives MELAVLGVTFLVLLLMGLPIAFNMLLSSTMYLMVGGYPQILVIQRLFEGMNGFALLSVPFFILTGQFMLKGHLLEALIDFVNAFLGHVKGALALVTIGTCLFMGSIVGLALAEVASLGSFLIPMMQREQYKPAFSSAVMAGASLLGPIMPPSVLMILYCIAVGRTSIAGLFLAAIIPAVLIALFQMIVVYRISRKKNYPSHPRAEWPKRWKQLKRAAPALMLPVIILGGIFGGVFTVTESSAIAALYAFILTFLVYREGKLSDLPAIFMETALTSGLVILLAGSATVTAWAIANEQVVYSVIGPLSQFPRWAFLLLLNVVLLINGMFMDDYASVVVLGPIIAPVAWQLGVDPLQIGAIICINLVVGLITPPFGIVLFVTGPMAGVTVEETFRESLPLLFVSVMVLFLVTYYPPLTLWLPRLCGY, from the coding sequence ATGGAACTAGCTGTCTTAGGCGTGACTTTTCTGGTGTTGCTTCTCATGGGACTTCCTATCGCTTTCAACATGCTCCTCAGTTCCACGATGTATCTGATGGTCGGCGGGTATCCACAGATCCTCGTCATACAGCGCCTCTTTGAAGGAATGAATGGCTTCGCCCTGCTTTCGGTGCCATTTTTTATCTTGACAGGGCAGTTCATGTTGAAGGGGCACCTGCTGGAGGCTCTCATCGATTTTGTCAACGCATTTCTGGGGCATGTAAAGGGAGCTCTGGCCCTGGTGACGATTGGGACGTGTCTTTTCATGGGATCGATCGTGGGGCTTGCCCTCGCCGAGGTCGCCTCTCTCGGTTCCTTTCTTATCCCCATGATGCAAAGGGAACAGTATAAACCCGCGTTTTCCTCCGCCGTCATGGCGGGAGCGTCTCTCTTGGGACCTATTATGCCTCCAAGCGTCCTCATGATCCTCTACTGTATCGCCGTGGGCCGAACCTCCATTGCGGGGCTTTTCCTCGCAGCCATTATCCCCGCTGTACTGATCGCATTGTTTCAGATGATCGTCGTCTACAGGATATCGCGAAAAAAAAATTATCCCAGCCACCCAAGAGCGGAATGGCCCAAACGATGGAAGCAGCTCAAACGGGCCGCTCCGGCCCTGATGCTCCCGGTCATCATCTTGGGCGGAATTTTTGGAGGGGTTTTTACCGTCACGGAATCCTCGGCCATAGCGGCCTTATATGCTTTTATCCTGACATTTCTGGTCTATCGGGAGGGCAAGCTCTCCGATCTTCCCGCAATTTTTATGGAGACGGCCTTAACCTCGGGATTGGTGATTTTGTTGGCGGGGAGCGCAACGGTCACCGCCTGGGCGATCGCAAACGAACAGGTCGTCTACTCCGTAATCGGCCCGCTCTCACAATTTCCGCGATGGGCTTTTCTCCTGTTGCTCAACGTCGTGTTGCTGATCAATGGCATGTTCATGGATGATTACGCCTCGGTCGTCGTCTTGGGGCCCATCATCGCTCCCGTCGCATGGCAGCTGGGCGTCGACCCGTTACAGATTGGAGCAATCATATGCATCAATCTGGTGGTAGGACTGATTACCCCTCCCTTCGGCATCGTCCTTTTTGTAACCGGCCCCATGGCGGGGGTTACCGTGGAGGAGACTTTTAGGGAAAGCCTTCCTCTGCTCTTCGTGTCGGTAATGGTTTTGTTCCTCGTCACCTATTATCCGCCCCTCACCTTGTGGCTGCCCCGATTGTGCGGGTATTGA
- a CDS encoding flagellar assembly protein FliW, whose amino-acid sequence MASHILETRYFGEIPFADEDVLSFPRGMPAFEERRAWILLDDGKSPIRWLQSIDEGGPALPVTAPDVVMPDYNARIPEDDLELVGAPEASDLVLLAVLSVPEVEPWRMTVDLRAPILVNIRTRRAVQVIALDEEYSVRHLALPDELREAMRLRHVRRTRGARTDRPWGRGQDGERGC is encoded by the coding sequence ATGGCGAGCCATATCCTGGAGACCAGATATTTCGGCGAAATTCCGTTTGCGGACGAGGACGTGCTGTCCTTTCCCCGCGGCATGCCCGCTTTCGAGGAGAGGCGGGCCTGGATTCTGCTGGACGACGGAAAGAGCCCCATCAGATGGCTCCAGAGCATCGACGAAGGGGGCCCAGCCCTGCCGGTGACGGCCCCGGACGTGGTGATGCCGGACTACAACGCGCGCATCCCGGAGGACGACCTGGAGCTGGTGGGAGCGCCGGAGGCGTCGGACCTGGTGCTGCTGGCCGTGCTCTCCGTCCCCGAGGTGGAGCCGTGGAGGATGACGGTCGACCTGAGGGCCCCCATCCTCGTCAACATCAGGACCCGCCGCGCCGTACAGGTCATCGCCCTGGATGAGGAATACTCCGTCCGGCACCTGGCGCTTCCCGATGAGCTTCGGGAAGCGATGCGGCTCCGGCACGTGCGGAGGACGCGGGGCGCCCGGACGGACAGGCCGTGGGGTCGGGGCCAGGACGGAGAACGCGGATGCTGA
- a CDS encoding PadR family transcriptional regulator, which translates to MGILERSGHRHLCAFILLLVAEEGGYGRRICQRLAEAFPGFKRDSSTVYRCLHALVEEGALAFSWVFPERGEPQKEYRLTGSGYADLEEWERDIAVRKRHFDTFLERCRALRAGGRWDAAEEETERRDAIARE; encoded by the coding sequence GTGGGGATTCTCGAGCGCAGCGGGCACAGGCACCTGTGTGCGTTCATCCTGCTTCTGGTAGCGGAGGAAGGCGGATACGGGAGACGTATATGCCAGCGCCTTGCCGAGGCATTCCCAGGCTTCAAACGGGACTCCTCCACGGTGTACCGCTGCCTTCATGCGCTTGTCGAGGAGGGGGCTCTGGCCTTCTCCTGGGTCTTTCCCGAGCGGGGGGAACCTCAGAAGGAGTACCGTCTCACGGGGTCCGGATATGCGGACCTCGAGGAATGGGAAAGGGATATCGCCGTCAGAAAGCGGCATTTCGACACGTTCCTCGAGCGCTGCCGCGCACTGCGCGCGGGAGGGAGATGGGATGCCGCCGAAGAGGAGACGGAGCGGCGGGATGCGATCGCTCGGGAATAA
- a CDS encoding carbon storage regulator: MLILGRRLNESIQIGTDIAITVIDFQAGMVRLGIEAPRNTRIWRKEVWDGVVNANRTAARAARLFAEGTLEMPHLPVSVFSGLSRLHAVRFSFQDQAGGRRGRSPRLSAPDPIDAEPIDFERSERGDAGVGT; the protein is encoded by the coding sequence ATGCTGATCCTCGGCCGACGGCTCAACGAGTCCATCCAGATCGGGACGGACATCGCGATTACGGTCATCGACTTTCAGGCCGGGATGGTGCGCCTGGGCATCGAGGCGCCCAGGAACACCCGGATCTGGCGCAAGGAGGTGTGGGATGGCGTGGTGAACGCAAACCGCACGGCTGCCCGCGCCGCGCGCCTCTTCGCGGAGGGGACGCTGGAGATGCCGCACCTGCCGGTCTCCGTCTTCTCCGGGCTCTCCCGGCTCCATGCGGTGCGCTTTTCATTTCAAGATCAGGCAGGAGGACGCCGGGGGCGCAGCCCTCGATTGTCCGCGCCGGATCCGATTGACGCGGAGCCGATTGATTTCGAAAGAAGCGAAAGGGGGGATGCGGGGGTAGGGACGTGA
- a CDS encoding flagellin, with protein sequence MSVQLGSDPAITFSLTENVNNLEGLKDKLNAIAGITATIENGRLKLTSDDGKKITLAEIGLPDEAIKDIMGVGSETESRIELLGKKHAVWNPDALQNKELKVTVEGALAGAQKTITIPGDFSGTVQDLASKMNELLRAEGFTADDITALESEGAIKLVSKTGKITLDGAGREAIMGTGSPTTSTTYLMGGTPPTQFNFKDPAGLGSAPGAPKTMTVEVDGTTTTITLDEVVRDIDTLVAKLNEKFTAAGLDIKAQKDQSGKRLELYSDSKEFKLGGANINTIMGAGAPTTSTKMTPGSEARLTGKYGFAEGTDLAALLGASVKDAQLKNNASILFEVMSVNKDSKSVTLKATANVLKPDGTVTSVVKDNIVLNEGAFYDLSKLLGLGDEGTDPANADGALELQLKAGQTKKFSVGNKFVYNVTKKATGADAQTVEISGTQTKTWPFKWGDNVTDVPLRFGLNASKVKEKELHFRSFYLNGKNGTVYEGDIVLKTNATQMTKDKTLATFEAAYVGQVAKKDVHLRDLNKFWDSQGRFMLTDPQTINIAQGDGKNTSITLYATDTLAELRSKLNGAIANGLGQARFAVSHANSFVTFVEEGTKQDYGLETVPGTFIIRSMVAGAAGRLSFSGDEDLIKALSLNVVQEAKENAFTASIYDAHNGATVVNNVTVSGNQLIGVLHPNVDVEFDPMANIKVEWNENLRNFELKKINTPYETILHLVDNSTVFQVGANEGEDVAIDIGNMSADALGVTRVIVTDRTSAARAISILDNAIAKVSTQRAKIGAFQNSLEHTVTNLTTTGTNLTAAESRIRDADMSQEMLNFTKLQILSQSGTAMLAQANQLPQTVLSLIRG encoded by the coding sequence ATGTCCGTGCAGCTGGGATCCGATCCTGCGATTACCTTCTCATTGACGGAGAATGTGAACAACCTGGAGGGGCTCAAGGACAAGCTGAATGCCATTGCCGGCATCACAGCGACGATTGAGAACGGCAGGCTCAAGCTGACATCGGACGACGGAAAGAAAATAACCCTGGCCGAGATTGGCCTTCCCGACGAGGCCATAAAGGATATCATGGGCGTCGGCAGCGAGACGGAGTCAAGGATCGAGTTGTTGGGCAAGAAACATGCCGTCTGGAACCCCGATGCTCTTCAAAATAAAGAACTGAAGGTTACGGTTGAAGGGGCTCTTGCTGGGGCACAGAAGACCATTACGATCCCGGGAGATTTCTCCGGTACGGTCCAGGACCTGGCCAGTAAGATGAACGAACTGCTGCGCGCAGAAGGATTTACCGCAGACGATATCACGGCCCTGGAGTCCGAGGGGGCCATAAAGCTCGTATCCAAGACGGGAAAGATCACCTTGGATGGGGCTGGACGAGAAGCTATTATGGGAACGGGGTCTCCCACTACTTCCACCACGTACCTCATGGGCGGAACGCCCCCCACGCAGTTCAACTTCAAGGACCCCGCCGGCCTGGGGAGCGCTCCGGGAGCGCCCAAGACCATGACCGTTGAGGTGGACGGCACGACGACGACGATCACGCTGGACGAGGTCGTGAGGGATATCGACACCCTGGTGGCTAAGCTGAACGAAAAGTTTACGGCTGCAGGGCTGGATATTAAGGCACAAAAGGACCAGAGCGGCAAGAGGCTTGAGCTCTACAGCGACAGCAAGGAGTTTAAATTGGGTGGAGCCAACATCAACACCATCATGGGAGCCGGAGCCCCGACGACGTCGACAAAGATGACTCCGGGATCGGAGGCCCGGCTTACGGGCAAGTACGGGTTTGCCGAGGGAACGGACCTGGCGGCGCTGCTGGGTGCAAGCGTCAAGGATGCCCAGCTTAAGAACAACGCCAGCATCTTGTTCGAGGTGATGTCCGTCAACAAGGACTCCAAGAGCGTGACGCTGAAGGCGACGGCCAACGTCCTGAAGCCGGATGGCACCGTGACCAGCGTGGTGAAGGACAACATCGTCCTGAACGAGGGGGCGTTTTACGACCTCAGCAAGCTCCTGGGCCTGGGAGACGAAGGGACCGATCCGGCGAACGCGGACGGTGCGTTGGAGCTGCAGCTGAAGGCCGGGCAGACGAAAAAATTCTCCGTGGGAAATAAATTTGTCTACAACGTGACGAAGAAGGCCACCGGAGCGGACGCTCAAACGGTGGAGATCTCGGGGACCCAGACGAAGACCTGGCCCTTCAAATGGGGAGATAATGTCACGGACGTGCCCCTCAGGTTTGGCCTGAACGCGTCGAAGGTGAAGGAGAAGGAGCTGCACTTCCGGAGCTTCTACCTGAACGGCAAGAACGGCACGGTCTACGAGGGCGACATCGTCCTGAAGACCAACGCCACTCAGATGACGAAGGACAAGACGCTGGCGACGTTCGAGGCGGCGTATGTCGGCCAGGTTGCCAAGAAGGACGTGCACCTGCGCGACCTGAACAAGTTCTGGGACAGTCAGGGGCGTTTCATGCTCACCGATCCGCAGACCATCAACATCGCGCAGGGCGACGGCAAGAACACCTCCATCACGCTCTACGCCACGGACACGCTCGCGGAGCTTCGGAGCAAGCTGAACGGGGCGATCGCGAACGGACTGGGCCAGGCGCGCTTCGCGGTGAGCCACGCGAACAGCTTCGTCACCTTCGTCGAGGAGGGGACGAAGCAGGACTACGGCCTGGAGACGGTGCCGGGCACGTTTATCATCCGCTCCATGGTGGCGGGCGCGGCGGGCAGGCTGTCGTTCTCGGGCGACGAGGACCTGATCAAGGCGCTGTCGCTGAACGTGGTGCAGGAGGCGAAGGAGAACGCGTTCACGGCCTCCATCTACGACGCGCACAACGGGGCGACGGTGGTGAACAACGTGACGGTGTCGGGGAACCAGCTGATCGGGGTGCTCCACCCGAACGTGGACGTGGAGTTCGACCCGATGGCGAACATCAAGGTGGAGTGGAACGAGAACCTGAGGAACTTCGAGCTGAAGAAGATCAATACGCCCTACGAGACGATCCTGCACCTGGTGGACAACAGCACGGTGTTCCAGGTTGGTGCGAACGAGGGCGAGGACGTTGCGATCGACATCGGGAACATGTCCGCGGATGCCCTTGGGGTGACGCGGGTTATCGTGACGGACCGCACCTCCGCGGCGCGCGCCATCTCGATCCTTGACAACGCGATCGCGAAGGTGTCGACGCAGCGTGCGAAGATCGGGGCGTTCCAGAACTCCCTTGAGCACACGGTGACGAACCTGACGACGACGGGCACGAACCTGACGGCGGCGGAGAGCCGGATCCGCGACGCGGACATGAGCCAGGAGATGCTGAACTTCACGAAGCTCCAGATCCTGTCGCAGTCGGGGACAGCGATGCTGGCTCAGGCAAACCAGCTTCCGCAGACGGTGCTGAGCCTCATCCGCGGGTAG
- a CDS encoding TRAP transporter substrate-binding protein has protein sequence MKKWSIAFVTLTLIVTMATTSFAAKTIRVSLCNSETHPQSIGLQLFKKMVEEGSNGELKVRLYYNSQLGGERESVEQVRSGSLEMATASAGPMTTFNNRFMVLDIPFAFNDYNEAWLVMDGAAGQALFKSCEAVGLKGLAWMENGFRHTTSSARPIETIEDFKGLKIRTMEAPMHMEAFKLLGANPTPVPWTELYLVMQQKIVDGQENPLANIWEVSMYEVQKFASLDGHIYDPMPLVVNLEWFKELSPEQQKLVETAAIHGQNYSRAINAARERYIIDMLTQKGMQVNEVSEAVKEEMRKATQASIVEKMKKDVDESFVDMWLAGIQQARKDIRAGL, from the coding sequence ATGAAGAAATGGTCGATAGCGTTCGTCACCCTGACATTGATCGTCACAATGGCCACAACCTCGTTCGCCGCAAAGACAATACGCGTATCCCTATGTAATTCCGAGACGCATCCTCAGTCCATCGGCCTTCAGCTGTTCAAGAAAATGGTGGAAGAAGGGTCGAATGGAGAGCTGAAAGTGAGGCTTTACTACAATTCTCAGCTTGGCGGGGAGCGCGAGTCCGTCGAGCAGGTTCGGAGCGGTTCCCTGGAGATGGCCACGGCATCCGCAGGCCCTATGACCACGTTCAACAATCGTTTCATGGTCTTGGACATCCCCTTTGCCTTCAACGATTATAACGAGGCATGGCTGGTGATGGACGGCGCCGCGGGGCAGGCTCTGTTCAAGAGCTGCGAAGCGGTCGGTTTGAAGGGATTGGCCTGGATGGAAAATGGATTCCGGCATACGACGTCCTCAGCCCGCCCCATTGAGACGATTGAAGATTTCAAGGGACTGAAGATACGAACGATGGAAGCTCCCATGCATATGGAGGCCTTCAAATTGCTGGGGGCCAATCCTACGCCGGTTCCATGGACAGAGCTGTATTTGGTCATGCAGCAGAAGATCGTGGACGGGCAGGAAAACCCTTTGGCCAATATCTGGGAGGTCAGCATGTATGAAGTACAGAAATTCGCCTCCCTCGACGGCCATATCTACGACCCCATGCCCCTGGTCGTCAATTTGGAGTGGTTCAAGGAGCTGAGCCCCGAACAACAAAAGCTTGTCGAGACGGCAGCGATCCACGGTCAAAATTATAGCCGGGCCATCAATGCCGCTCGGGAGCGGTACATCATTGACATGCTGACGCAGAAGGGGATGCAGGTCAACGAGGTTTCCGAAGCGGTAAAAGAGGAGATGCGCAAGGCGACGCAGGCATCGATCGTGGAGAAAATGAAAAAGGACGTTGACGAAAGTTTTGTCGATATGTGGCTCGCGGGGATCCAGCAGGCACGTAAGGACATCAGGGCCGGCCTGTAG
- a CDS encoding class I SAM-dependent methyltransferase, with translation MEKDTKAYWDESAEDFQRRVAGHGWNLEKDPALAILKRIGALQPEGRVLDIGCGVGRHLGTFAPQVGEAVGVDVSSRMLEFAAENLKQYGNVVLRAGDFKSPDDAMEALLSSGFDLVFASMSPAVEDLESLRRMCACSRGWCMIDRFLEERDDVKAEVFEAVGWDVRDDPHNGADRMKLLWDLLWEEGYCPQMEVHTRRETFELDAEALLKRYERFFQDCGDEGRARVREILQGRSKNGLIRNDVRILKGTLYWDVRVKRRYR, from the coding sequence ATGGAAAAGGACACCAAGGCCTACTGGGACGAGTCGGCCGAGGATTTTCAGCGTCGGGTCGCGGGGCACGGCTGGAATTTGGAGAAGGACCCCGCTCTGGCTATCCTGAAGCGGATCGGAGCGCTTCAGCCGGAGGGCAGGGTTCTGGACATCGGATGCGGCGTGGGACGCCATCTTGGGACGTTCGCCCCACAGGTCGGTGAGGCGGTGGGCGTGGATGTCTCCAGCCGAATGCTGGAGTTCGCGGCCGAGAACCTGAAGCAGTACGGCAACGTCGTCCTCCGGGCCGGCGACTTCAAAAGCCCCGACGACGCCATGGAGGCACTGCTCTCCTCGGGGTTCGACCTTGTCTTTGCCTCGATGTCCCCCGCCGTCGAGGACCTGGAGAGCCTGCGCCGGATGTGCGCGTGCTCCAGGGGCTGGTGCATGATAGACCGTTTTCTGGAGGAGCGGGACGATGTGAAGGCGGAGGTCTTCGAGGCGGTGGGCTGGGATGTCCGAGACGACCCGCACAATGGGGCGGATCGAATGAAGCTGCTGTGGGACCTCCTCTGGGAGGAGGGCTATTGCCCGCAGATGGAGGTCCACACACGCAGGGAGACCTTCGAGCTGGACGCGGAGGCCCTCCTGAAGCGCTACGAGCGCTTTTTTCAGGACTGCGGGGACGAAGGAAGGGCGCGGGTCCGCGAGATCCTGCAAGGGCGCTCCAAGAATGGCCTGATCCGCAACGATGTCCGCATCCTCAAGGGGACCCTCTACTGGGACGTCCGGGTGAAGCGCCGCTACCGATAG
- the msrB gene encoding peptide-methionine (R)-S-oxide reductase MsrB yields the protein MAVFFLALGGIRMAGASGLRKGLPRNPNEGQTFDAAYIREVVLAGGCFWGVQAFLDRVPGVAETEVGYANGSAKSPTYEQVCQGDTGHAEAVRVRYDASRLPLDKLLTAFFSIIDPTSKNRQGADVGAQYRTGVYLTGSSAAEDRATAERVFAVEAKKHEKPLSVELEPLKSFYPAEEYHQKYLEKNPGGYCHVNFDRLGDIPEGKDRPKERSSYVRPSDEEIKARLTDLQYRVTQQAATEQPFSSPLDKHTEPGIYVDIVTGEPLFSSKDKFDSGCGWPAFSKPIDSEAVRELMDTSHGMVRSEVRSRAGNSHLGHVFEDGPKDKGGMRYCINGAALRFIPVADLEREGYGALKKLFE from the coding sequence ATGGCGGTATTTTTTCTCGCCCTGGGCGGTATCCGGATGGCGGGCGCCAGCGGTTTGAGAAAGGGGCTGCCCCGAAACCCGAACGAGGGGCAGACGTTTGACGCCGCGTATATCCGGGAGGTCGTGCTGGCAGGCGGATGTTTCTGGGGGGTCCAGGCCTTTCTGGACCGGGTTCCCGGTGTGGCCGAGACTGAGGTAGGGTATGCCAACGGCTCGGCAAAAAGCCCGACCTACGAGCAGGTATGTCAGGGGGACACCGGCCACGCCGAGGCCGTGCGCGTCCGCTACGATGCCTCGCGCCTGCCGCTCGACAAATTGTTGACGGCCTTTTTCTCCATCATCGACCCCACCAGCAAAAACCGTCAGGGAGCCGATGTTGGAGCGCAGTACCGGACGGGAGTCTACCTGACGGGGTCCTCGGCCGCGGAGGATCGGGCGACCGCCGAACGCGTCTTTGCCGTGGAGGCCAAAAAACACGAAAAGCCCCTGTCGGTGGAGCTGGAGCCCCTGAAGAGCTTCTACCCGGCCGAGGAATACCATCAGAAGTACTTGGAGAAGAACCCCGGCGGCTACTGCCACGTCAACTTCGACCGTCTCGGGGACATCCCGGAGGGGAAGGACCGCCCCAAGGAGCGCTCGAGCTATGTCCGCCCGTCGGACGAGGAGATCAAGGCCAGGCTGACGGACCTCCAGTACCGGGTGACGCAGCAGGCCGCGACGGAGCAGCCCTTCTCCAGCCCCCTGGACAAGCACACGGAGCCGGGAATTTATGTGGATATCGTGACGGGCGAGCCGCTTTTCTCCTCCAAGGACAAGTTCGACTCGGGTTGCGGCTGGCCCGCGTTCTCCAAGCCGATCGATTCCGAGGCGGTGCGCGAGCTGATGGACACGAGCCACGGCATGGTACGCTCGGAGGTCCGCAGCCGCGCAGGCAACAGCCACCTGGGACACGTGTTCGAGGACGGGCCCAAGGACAAGGGCGGCATGCGCTACTGCATCAACGGGGCCGCCCTTCGTTTCATCCCCGTCGCCGACCTGGAACGGGAGGGCTACGGGGCTCTCAAAAAACTTTTCGAGTAG